The Lacrimispora xylanolytica genome has a segment encoding these proteins:
- a CDS encoding DegV family protein: protein MNYKIIGDSCIDLTADLKKDPHFQIIPLTLQVGENQIVDDDTFDQKRFLELVKNSSESPKSACPSPELYKEAYECEEENVFVITLSEHLSGSYNSAVLGKKLYEEEHGNDGKKIAVLGSDSASSGQLNIALLVQSLCQAALPFEEIEQRARAFIKNMKTYFVLESLDTLRKNGRLTGLQAFFATALNIKPVMSAESGVIIKLDQARGINKALIRMVEIAVKNAGDTRDKVLAIAHCNNPERAEYVKQEMRKRAEFKDVIITETAGVATVYANDGGIIMTL from the coding sequence ATGAATTATAAAATTATTGGGGATAGCTGCATTGATCTTACTGCAGATTTAAAAAAGGATCCCCACTTTCAGATAATTCCACTTACCTTACAGGTGGGAGAAAACCAGATTGTTGACGACGACACCTTTGATCAGAAAAGATTTCTGGAACTGGTAAAAAACAGCAGTGAATCACCTAAGTCTGCCTGTCCTTCCCCAGAGCTTTATAAAGAGGCATATGAGTGTGAGGAAGAGAATGTTTTCGTCATTACCTTATCCGAGCATTTAAGCGGCAGCTACAACAGCGCCGTCCTTGGTAAGAAGCTATATGAAGAAGAGCACGGAAACGATGGAAAAAAGATTGCAGTGTTAGGATCTGATTCCGCTTCTTCCGGTCAGCTTAACATTGCACTGCTGGTTCAGTCTCTTTGTCAGGCAGCCCTTCCATTTGAGGAAATTGAGCAAAGAGCAAGAGCCTTTATCAAGAATATGAAGACCTACTTTGTGCTGGAAAGCCTTGATACATTACGAAAGAATGGCAGACTTACAGGACTTCAGGCCTTCTTTGCTACAGCTCTTAATATAAAGCCGGTTATGAGCGCAGAATCCGGTGTGATTATAAAGCTGGATCAGGCAAGAGGCATTAATAAAGCTTTAATACGCATGGTGGAGATCGCTGTTAAGAATGCAGGTGATACCAGAGATAAGGTACTTGCCATTGCTCACTGCAACAACCCTGAGAGAGCAGAGTATGTAAAGCAGGAGATGAGAAAAAGAGCAGAATTCAAAGATGTGATCATTACTGAAACAGCTGGTGTTGCCACTGTATATGCCAATGACGGTGGAATCATCATGACGCTGTAA
- the htpG gene encoding molecular chaperone HtpG translates to MAKKGSLTINSENIFPIIKKWLYSDHDIFYRELVSNGCDAITKLKKLEIMGEWQKPEDLEFKIQVITDPNEKTITFIDNGIGMTVEEVDQYINQIAFSGAQDFLEKYKDKANEEQIIGHFGLGFYSAFMVADKVTIDTLSYKDGAKPVHWESDGGTEFEMVDGDKAEQGTTIKLYLNEESLEFCNEYRAKEVLEKYCSFMPVEIYLTNAAAEPQFETIEKDELTDKDTVIETIVEEAKTEEKENENGEKVVVEISPATEKYKIAKRPVPVNDTNPLWNKHPNECTEEEYKGFYRKVFHDYKEPLFWIHLNMDYPFNLKGILYFPKLNINYDSLEGTIKLFNSQVFIADNIKEVIPEFLMLLKGVIDCPDLPLNVSRSALQNDGFVKKISDYITKKVADKLTGMFKTDRENYEKYWDDINPFIKFGCLKDEKFAEKINDSLIFKNLEGKYLTIAECLEENKEKHENSVFYITDEKEQSQYVNMFKEAGLDAVYMTQNIDNPFVGYLEQKNENVKFLCINSDLSDIFKEEVSEEDKEAMKADVDALTELFRKVLGKETLDVKVEKLKNEAVSSMITVSEESRRMAEMMKMYSMPGMDNSMFGSTETLVLNYNNKLVQYVLNHKEGSHTNAICEQLYDLAALSHGSLTPERMTKFIARSNELMMVMAEA, encoded by the coding sequence ATGGCGAAAAAAGGAAGTTTGACGATTAACAGCGAGAATATCTTTCCAATTATTAAGAAATGGTTGTATTCTGACCATGACATCTTCTATCGTGAGCTGGTTTCCAATGGCTGCGATGCGATTACAAAGCTGAAAAAGCTGGAGATCATGGGAGAATGGCAGAAGCCGGAGGATCTTGAATTTAAGATTCAGGTAATTACCGATCCCAATGAAAAGACCATTACCTTTATTGATAACGGTATCGGTATGACTGTGGAAGAGGTTGATCAGTATATCAATCAGATCGCATTTTCCGGAGCTCAGGACTTCTTGGAGAAATACAAGGACAAGGCAAATGAAGAGCAGATCATCGGACATTTCGGACTTGGATTTTATTCCGCATTCATGGTTGCCGATAAGGTTACCATTGATACCTTATCTTATAAGGATGGAGCAAAACCAGTTCACTGGGAGTCTGACGGCGGCACCGAATTTGAGATGGTAGACGGAGACAAGGCAGAGCAGGGAACCACAATTAAGCTTTACTTAAACGAAGAAAGCCTTGAGTTCTGTAACGAATACCGTGCAAAAGAAGTTCTTGAAAAATATTGCTCCTTTATGCCGGTTGAGATTTATCTGACCAATGCAGCTGCAGAACCTCAGTTTGAGACCATTGAAAAGGATGAGCTGACAGACAAAGATACCGTAATCGAGACCATTGTAGAAGAAGCTAAAACTGAGGAAAAAGAGAATGAGAACGGCGAAAAAGTAGTCGTTGAAATTTCTCCAGCCACTGAAAAGTATAAAATTGCAAAACGTCCGGTACCGGTGAATGATACCAATCCTCTTTGGAATAAGCACCCCAATGAATGTACCGAAGAAGAGTACAAAGGATTTTACCGTAAGGTATTCCATGATTATAAGGAGCCATTATTCTGGATTCATTTAAACATGGATTATCCATTTAACTTAAAAGGAATTCTTTACTTCCCGAAATTAAACATCAACTATGACAGCCTGGAAGGAACCATCAAGCTGTTTAACAGCCAGGTATTTATCGCGGATAACATTAAGGAAGTCATTCCAGAGTTCTTAATGCTGTTAAAGGGAGTCATCGATTGTCCTGATCTTCCTCTTAATGTATCAAGAAGCGCACTTCAAAACGATGGCTTTGTGAAAAAAATCTCTGATTATATTACAAAGAAGGTGGCTGATAAGCTTACCGGTATGTTTAAGACAGACAGAGAAAACTATGAAAAATACTGGGATGATATCAATCCATTCATCAAATTCGGCTGCTTAAAAGATGAAAAGTTTGCTGAAAAGATTAATGATTCTCTTATCTTTAAAAATTTAGAAGGCAAGTATTTAACCATTGCTGAATGTCTGGAAGAAAATAAAGAAAAGCACGAAAACAGTGTATTCTATATTACAGACGAAAAAGAACAGAGCCAGTATGTTAACATGTTTAAGGAAGCAGGTCTTGATGCTGTTTACATGACTCAGAACATAGACAATCCTTTTGTGGGCTACTTGGAGCAGAAGAATGAGAATGTAAAGTTCTTATGCATTAACTCTGACTTATCCGATATCTTCAAGGAAGAAGTGAGTGAAGAGGATAAGGAAGCCATGAAAGCCGATGTGGATGCGCTTACTGAGCTGTTCCGCAAGGTGTTAGGCAAAGAAACCCTTGATGTTAAGGTTGAAAAGCTGAAAAATGAAGCAGTATCTTCTATGATCACCGTTTCAGAAGAATCCCGCCGTATGGCAGAGATGATGAAGATGTATTCCATGCCTGGTATGGATAACTCCATGTTTGGCAGCACTGAGACTCTTGTACTTAATTATAACAATAAGCTGGTACAGTATGTATTAAACCATAAGGAAGGATCTCATACCAACGCCATTTGCGAGCAGCTTTATGATCTTGCAGCGTTAAGCCATGGTTCTTTAACACCTGAGCGTATGACTAAATTCATTGCAAGAAGTAACGAGCTGATGATGGTGATGGCAGAAGCTTAA
- a CDS encoding DUF5721 family protein: MISVKIEDIKSFTSKLFVGEVFDRFLIKEASISTYNTFTIDGTIKSGYYSQEELEEQKIGTYSSWSTLKPFCFSLIKGKRLPVSFRIILLMPEEGTERFLSARRIGFPKEQVKGLYVNIRYEEEKLTCITGTSVSVFTLDKTLDEEWDEGFKSFLKKNEIPFVEE, translated from the coding sequence ATGATTTCAGTAAAAATTGAGGATATTAAATCCTTTACCTCCAAGCTTTTTGTAGGGGAAGTATTTGACCGCTTCCTGATCAAGGAGGCATCTATTTCGACCTATAATACATTTACCATAGACGGAACCATTAAAAGTGGATACTATTCCCAGGAGGAGCTGGAGGAGCAGAAGATAGGAACCTATTCCTCCTGGTCCACCCTAAAGCCGTTTTGCTTCTCCCTGATTAAGGGGAAGCGGCTGCCAGTAAGCTTTCGCATTATCCTATTGATGCCGGAAGAGGGGACAGAGCGTTTTCTCTCTGCAAGAAGAATCGGATTTCCCAAAGAACAGGTAAAGGGACTGTATGTCAATATCCGCTATGAGGAAGAAAAGCTGACCTGTATTACAGGAACTTCTGTCTCTGTGTTCACTTTGGACAAGACACTTGATGAAGAATGGGATGAAGGTTTTAAAAGTTTTTTAAAGAAAAACGAGATACCATTTGTAGAAGAATAA
- a CDS encoding M18 family aminopeptidase produces the protein MNTIKELEALIAASVSPYHCIMASSKQLKDAGFKELPLSASWKLKKGESYYINVFDSSLIAFTVGENLTDTPSLRLAAAHTDWPCLKVKPSPELTSLDYGKLNVEVYGGPLLNTWFDRPLSMAGKVSVMGKSVMEPKTIFVDFARPIITVPSLAIHMNREANNGVPINAQVDMLPIITLIKDKLNQKDFFLHALAKEAGVSKEDILDYEIYVYSREAGDLLGLHDEFFSAPRLDNITSVHACLNAIIEAPCKEGIHAIALYDNEEIGSSTKQGAASAMTEHVLEKIYLSLGYTRETFLNGLLSGFLLSMDVAHAFHPNHGEKCDIKNQIVMGDGVAIKLAASQSYATDASSTGVIEGICRTNDIPYKKFSNRSDMRGGSTLGSISSALLTMRTVDVGVPMLAMHSARELMGTHDQAALVKLATEFFKA, from the coding sequence ATGAATACCATCAAAGAGTTAGAAGCCCTGATTGCAGCATCCGTTTCTCCTTATCATTGCATTATGGCATCTTCCAAACAGTTAAAAGACGCAGGCTTTAAAGAACTGCCTCTCTCCGCTTCCTGGAAGTTGAAAAAAGGTGAATCCTACTATATAAATGTTTTTGATTCCTCCCTGATTGCATTTACCGTGGGAGAAAATCTTACCGATACTCCCTCCCTTCGTCTGGCAGCGGCTCATACGGACTGGCCCTGTTTAAAGGTAAAGCCGTCTCCTGAGTTGACTTCCTTAGACTATGGAAAATTAAACGTGGAGGTTTATGGCGGACCTCTTCTTAATACCTGGTTTGACCGTCCCCTTTCCATGGCTGGAAAGGTGTCTGTGATGGGTAAATCCGTGATGGAGCCAAAGACTATTTTTGTTGACTTCGCTCGTCCCATTATCACGGTACCAAGTCTTGCCATTCACATGAACAGAGAGGCAAATAATGGCGTGCCCATTAATGCACAGGTGGATATGCTGCCTATTATTACACTGATCAAAGATAAATTAAATCAGAAAGACTTTTTCCTTCATGCTCTGGCAAAAGAAGCGGGAGTCAGTAAGGAAGATATCCTGGATTATGAAATCTATGTTTACAGCCGGGAAGCCGGGGACTTACTTGGTTTACACGATGAGTTCTTTTCCGCTCCCCGTCTGGATAACATAACCTCTGTCCATGCATGTTTAAATGCAATCATAGAAGCTCCCTGTAAAGAAGGAATTCATGCGATTGCTTTATATGACAACGAAGAGATTGGAAGCAGTACAAAGCAGGGCGCAGCTTCTGCCATGACAGAACATGTCCTTGAAAAGATATATTTATCCTTAGGATATACAAGAGAAACCTTCTTAAACGGCCTTTTAAGCGGTTTTCTGCTTTCCATGGATGTGGCTCACGCATTCCACCCAAACCATGGGGAAAAATGCGACATTAAAAATCAGATTGTCATGGGGGATGGCGTTGCTATCAAGCTTGCTGCCAGTCAGTCTTACGCTACGGATGCCTCAAGCACCGGAGTTATTGAAGGCATCTGCCGAACCAATGACATACCGTATAAGAAATTCTCTAACCGCTCCGACATGAGAGGTGGCTCCACGTTAGGCAGCATTTCCTCTGCCCTTTTGACCATGCGCACCGTAGATGTAGGTGTTCCTATGCTTGCCATGCATTCAGCCAGAGAGCTTATGGGCACCCATGACCAGGCTGCACTTGT